The Chroicocephalus ridibundus chromosome 4, bChrRid1.1, whole genome shotgun sequence genome contains the following window.
AGTAACAGGAACCAATGATATTGATTCTGGTTCAGAAGAGAAGAAGGCACTTTTAGTTTTTTTCATCCGTATCTGTGGGATAGGGAAGTGTTGTTATACAGATTTCAGCTGGTTTCAGTGTTCAGTTGCAAGAGTTTCTTTTCAACTTTGTCTGCCACCAAATTCATATTACAGCCCCGAAGAGCTTTTATTAAGTCAGCCACCTTCGCATCTCTTCCCTTCCACTTCTGCCACTCTCGGAGTGACTGATAAAACTGTTCACGCAAGTTATATGGATTGGCTGCCACTATTCTTTCCAGTTTCACTTCAGAAACGTCAAGTTTTCGCACCAGCATTTTCCAGTCTTTCCCAACGTTATCACATATGACTTCAATAGCTGCCTTCTGAAAACCTGAAATAGCAGAAACATATCAAGTTAGTGATGGATTTACTAAGAAATGGTGAATATTTTTAagttagggttggtttttttttagcaaaacGTTACTACTCTTGCTGCTTTGCAAATACTGAAAGTCACACCACGTTCTGAAAAGCCACTGGATATACTTGCAATCCCAAGTACATAGCAGGATTTCCAAGTGACCattcgattaaaaaaaaaaaaaataaacggaAGAAATTAGAAGTTTCCACCCCGGAAAACTGTTTGCAGCATATGCTGCCCTCGTGGTATGTTTCCAGGGTGCAACACAGCCCCGTGCAGCAGTTTGTAGCGGAAACACCCTTAGCAGTGGGCTGTGCTACAGGAGGCACTGAGGGCAGCCCCGCTCTGTGTCCGCTCTCGGCATACCCACCGCTGGGGGATGCCTACAGATTTACTGGGgttggctggggaggggaggaaatgaaaaaaaaagtaatccaccTACGTTTTTCGTGTGCATCTGGTTGATCATCGGGAGCATTAACTTCCCCTTCCTCTTCGAACTGCTTTAGCTGTGAGACCAAGTCTTCCCTTTTAATGTTCTTAAACAATTCTTCAAGAACCGATACCTTGTCGCTTGCAATTAGCTGCTGCTCGAGGAGGATGCCAAAGAGATCCCTACCGCTCCGCACGGACTCCAGTCTCCTTTTCGAAATTTCCTTCCGGCAGAGAAACTTCAGGGAATCAAGCTCAGAGTCCGACAAGCTCGAGGAGAAGGAGTTCAGCAGAATCAAGAACGGATCCATGGCGCCGAGGCCTACACCGCAAACCACAAGCAGGCCCCGGGGCGAGACACcggcggggagggaaggctgGCGGAGTCCCGTCCCCGCCCCCCGCAGGCGGATTAGCGTTCCTGTTTTCACAGGGAGACTTCCCGGGAGGCCGGAGGGCACGGGGAGACGAGACGAGACCCggccctgcctggccccggcgccgccgcgaTGGCGGAGCGCTGACCCTGACCCCCGCCCGCGCGCCGGAGGCGGCCTTGCCCGGAAATCACatgacggcggcggcggcgcgttCCCCTCTGCCCGCCACAAGATGGCGGCTGCAGAGAGGGCTGTGGCACGGCCGGCCGCGGGGCTCGCCGCCGAGGTTTTAGAAACCCCGCGGTGCTCAAAAGGCCTTCGGAGGCGAGCGGGTTTGTTTAATGGTGCCGATTGCAACAGGTGTGTTGGAGCCAAGCTCGGCGCGGTCAGTCTTCTGCTGTAGGAGGAGCCGAGCCGGGTCTCGGTGCCTCAGCCGAGCTCTAAGTTGGGGGAATCCTAAGTTCCCCGTTTAATaagaattatttgcctttttgtgAGGTACCTAAACCTACATGGGTtaggttttggggtggtttttttttttttgcaaaaggggaaaaggaagtaCAAGGATGAAAGGACTAGCTCGGCAAAGAACAATAAAGGCCGCGTCAGAGCTCCCAAGGAGGTGCTGCCGTTCACTCCACGTCCCTCCCTGGCAGCTGCCCGGGAAAGCGGCCTCTGCCCTCTGTGCCTGGCCTGAGACCCCTGGCCTTGCCTTGCAAACACAGGGCTTGCAGCCTGTGCTTCGTTCCTCACAAAGATTAACTGTGACATGAAGTAACTCCTGACCTTTCGAAGGGAAGAAGTGGGGCAAATGttacttccttttgttttgaaggCAATTTTTATAGAAGGTGAAAGGTGGTGAACTTTTCCTAAAGGGGAAAGTTCCAAGTTCATCCCATCATTTCTAGGTCCCCAAAGTTCagaaaaaatgtaatgtttttttcttcacagcatgTGTAGGTAGTTCAGGaattcccttcttttctgaaCCTGGCATGTTGATTCCCCTAGCTACCCCATTTCCAGTACAGTCTCTTAATTTATTATTGTTGCAACACACAAATAGACCTACAGTCCTCATCATAAAATGATTGCCATCTCAGATACGCGAGCTTAAGCATTAGTATTTTCTGCATCTACTTCCCCAGTCTCGCGTTCCAACATCATGAACAGCTCCACTCCCAAAACATTTCTAAAACTCCCACAGGCACAAGCCCTCCTTAGATAAAACTGCCAGATTTTCAGCATCCTGTTTCAGTCCGTTAGACAGAGCTAGTCTTACACGTGATCAAGAAAGCCAATGTCTGGAACTGGCTACATGCACAAAGCCCATCTGTGCATCCACAGCAGTGGGCacaatgacaaaagaaaatacatatttaatactGAATACAAGATTTGTTTCCCATATAATCCTCCCAGGTTATATGAACAGTGGGCAGCCTCATCTCCTGCAAGTAAACAttcccttaaaataattttctttgctatAGCATTAGcaatattttctttgattttaacCAGATAACCCCCAAATTCACGATAAATTTGTGACTTCCATCACCCTCCTTCAGCACCCCCTCCCCGTTATGTTCCTCATCCGGGAAAGGTGACAGGCACCTAATCATGCCAACCTGAAAAAGCAATTAACATGCGTGTTACTCCCAGTCTCTCAGGTGAAATATAAAAAACCTgttgaaaagagatttttgtgtAGTCCCTAAATGCTGCAAAGTGGAGGGAATTAACCTGTTGCAGCGTCTGACGGTAAAGTAAATAGCGAGAGGAACTGGCACTGAGAATTGGAGGTGGGGTGAGCTGTGAGTTGagagatgtattttctttctgcagtcctGAATatgctttaaactgaaggaaaaaagattaataaaaagagTAGTGTGATGCCAATATATTGAGAAATATATTTGCAGCGTGTGGAttaatttagaaagcaaatgtAAGCCCTAGTAACAATAGAAGAAGTATAAAATCCAGTTAAATAAAAACctcattttaattttgtcaaGGAAGATGACTCTACAGAACAGGAGGAACCAAATCACACGGTGCATAGCTTGTGCCTGGTGGTGGCAGCCAGCCGAAGTCAGAGGCAAGTCTACATGAAGGAAGTCTAAATCAGTGTAATTTATATCTTTATTCTCTGTCCCTTGACATGCAATTGAAAACAACATCAACTAAGATTTTAGTAGTTTCACAGGAACTTAGCGGCCAGATTCAGCACTGATGTACAAGGAGGTGTGAAAGTGATTCCGTACGTCAGTGTAACTCTGAGGGAGTCTAAATTAGTAACAAACGTGGAACTAAAAGATACAAATCATCATTTAATTAAGATATAAATCATCACTTGAATGCTTTTAAACTTCCTCCTAATGCCTGGCGTAGTGATTTAGTAGTCCCTTTTATTATGTCTGAATCTGACCCGTTAACTCTACTTTGACACATTCACAGATGGAAATACCCAAGGAACGTGCTTTCCTCCAgttatttcctttgaaagcagTTCACGGGGctttagcaaagaaaatatttgccaaGGTCAACAGATCATAACCGCTCCACATCAGAACAAAACTTAATAGAAGTGATTTATTAGGCCAGCTCAGATTTCAGTAGAAGTTTCCCAGAAATTAAAGTGCTATGAGTGATCCAGTTCCTAACTAAGTTAGCGGTTTCTTGAGGCAAGACTTGCAAAATGCTGCAGAGGGAGCTCGAAGCCTGGGAGTGTTTCAAACTGAGCCTTTTGACTTCGTGGTTTTCACTGAAGGAGCAGGGGAAAGAACAAAACGGGTTCATTTCTGCCGAGCCTTCAGTGAGGTGTCGGTCACCAGGGCATTCAGGCAACAAACAGCCGGTTAGAGACTGTGGACACGAAACGGCGAAACGCATGGCTGCTCTTCGCGGGGTCTTTGCACCGTCACATTGTGTGAATAAATGGGTGGCTGAAAGGTTGCTTGGGAGGGTTCATGACTCAAAAAAAGCCCTGAATAGTAAACGTTTTGGTAAAATGTATGTAGCTGTACTGACCCACAGGTGACTGAGATGCGTTTGCATGGAAACTTCAAAAGATGCTTTGTATTTTCCAGCCAAGGCAACATACATTTCCGGGTATCCCTTCTTCTTCGCTCTAGCATCCTACTCTCATCTGCCGTGGGGCTGTGGAAATGTCTGACAGTTTCTGCAGGCACTGCAATCCCTCTGATGTAATCTGATTTGCTATTAGTGCTCATTAACATGTGTGCGAGTTGCTGAGTCTGCCTTCGGTGACTGTTTTCTCCATCACGGTCAAACAACTTACTCTTCATATGACAAATAgctttctgtaaatattaatagtttgccttctcttttctgccaGCCCCTCTTCACTAACAAGGGGTGTGCTTGCAGCCTGCTGTTGGCACACCAGAACTAGTTTTAATCTCGCAATTTCAGATGCTGGTTGCAACACAGCTACTTCAGCCCAGTATGTGGCATGCTCAAATCAGAGATGGTAACGCAGGTATTCAAAGAAATCTCTCTCCTTTCTGAGGCCCACAGCAAGGGCTGCACGCACCGGTAGAGTTTCCAGTGTTAatagatgtatttttcttcttcgtTT
Protein-coding sequences here:
- the FADD gene encoding FAS-associated death domain protein, whose protein sequence is MDPFLILLNSFSSSLSDSELDSLKFLCRKEISKRRLESVRSGRDLFGILLEQQLIASDKVSVLEELFKNIKREDLVSQLKQFEEEGEVNAPDDQPDAHEKRFQKAAIEVICDNVGKDWKMLVRKLDVSEVKLERIVAANPYNLREQFYQSLREWQKWKGRDAKVADLIKALRGCNMNLVADKVEKKLLQLNTETS